A stretch of the Bacteroidota bacterium genome encodes the following:
- a CDS encoding DUF2147 domain-containing protein has protein sequence MKKIFVLLLVAVMALPNLVNAQKISKQDKVLGKWFSEDKKGVVEIYKVGNKYNGKIVEILDKNAERYDINNPDPSKRKQSKLGLVILKNFVFDDDEWEDGTIYDPKNGKTYSCVMELENDNVLEITGYIGITLFGRTAIWTRKLD, from the coding sequence ATGAAAAAGATATTTGTTTTATTGCTTGTTGCCGTTATGGCATTGCCAAATTTGGTGAATGCTCAAAAAATTTCCAAACAAGACAAAGTGCTCGGAAAATGGTTTTCAGAAGACAAAAAAGGAGTTGTTGAAATATATAAAGTAGGAAACAAATATAATGGGAAAATAGTTGAAATTCTCGACAAAAATGCTGAAAGATACGATATAAATAATCCTGATCCGAGTAAACGAAAACAATCAAAACTTGGATTGGTCATTTTGAAAAATTTTGTTTTTGACGATGACGAATGGGAAGACGGCACTATTTATGATCCTAAAAACGGCAAAACATACAGTTGTGTAATGGAATTGGAAAATGACAATGTCCTGGAAATTACCGGATATATTGGAATAACGCTATTTGGACGTACAGCAATTTGGACACGGAAGTTGGATTAG
- the hydA gene encoding dihydropyrimidinase, whose product MNKFDNSYTDRKAHENTKDIIVSNGTIVNSVDSVNADILLSNGKITEIGNNIQFDENETIVLNAKNKLVFPGGIDPHVHFDLETPLGKSSDSFETGSRAALFGGTTSIIDFVTPLPGQSLIEALNERKQIAKNCFIDYGFHMSITSWNKNTAKEMRQCVEHEGINSFKVYLAYQDTIGISENELSKVLENAKKLDATVCVHCENDTIIKNMQSELINKNKLSPFYHPKSRPPKAESEAVKSLINLSEKFQTKIYIVHVSAKESVEQIELSQKSNKNIFAETCTQYLLLDEKLYNLKNFESAKYVMSPPLREKSHQEKLWKAIANGRVQTIVTDHCPFHFAGQKNTGSKDFTKIPNGIGGVEHRLSLIYTYGVLEGLLSKQKFVELCSTNAAKHFGMYPKKGAINVGSDADIVIWDTKKSNTISAKTHHQNCDYNAYENFKTIGSPEYVIINGKIVIKSGKLLNKNLKGEYLYRR is encoded by the coding sequence ATGAACAAATTTGACAATTCTTACACAGATAGAAAAGCCCATGAAAACACTAAAGACATTATAGTTTCTAACGGCACAATAGTAAATTCAGTCGATTCTGTTAATGCCGACATTTTATTGTCAAACGGAAAAATAACTGAAATCGGAAATAATATTCAGTTCGATGAAAATGAAACAATTGTGCTTAATGCAAAAAACAAATTGGTTTTTCCCGGTGGCATAGATCCGCACGTGCATTTCGATTTGGAAACACCACTTGGCAAATCTTCCGATAGTTTTGAAACTGGCAGTCGTGCAGCACTTTTCGGAGGCACAACTTCGATTATCGATTTTGTAACGCCTTTGCCCGGACAATCATTAATAGAAGCTCTAAACGAAAGAAAACAGATTGCGAAAAACTGTTTCATAGATTATGGGTTTCATATGAGCATCACTTCATGGAACAAAAACACAGCAAAAGAAATGCGACAATGTGTTGAGCACGAAGGCATTAATTCGTTTAAAGTATATTTGGCATATCAGGATACTATTGGCATTTCTGAAAACGAGCTTTCTAAAGTTTTAGAAAATGCGAAAAAATTAGATGCAACTGTATGTGTTCATTGCGAAAATGATACTATCATAAAAAATATGCAATCAGAATTAATAAATAAAAATAAACTTTCCCCGTTTTATCATCCAAAATCGAGGCCTCCGAAAGCAGAATCTGAGGCAGTAAAATCTCTTATAAATTTATCGGAAAAATTTCAAACAAAAATTTATATAGTTCATGTTTCAGCAAAAGAATCGGTTGAACAAATTGAACTTTCGCAAAAATCAAACAAAAATATATTTGCAGAAACTTGCACACAATATCTGCTTTTAGACGAAAAACTTTATAACTTAAAGAATTTTGAAAGTGCAAAATATGTAATGAGCCCTCCCCTACGCGAAAAATCGCATCAAGAAAAACTTTGGAAAGCGATCGCTAACGGACGTGTACAGACCATTGTTACAGACCATTGCCCTTTTCATTTTGCCGGTCAAAAAAACACAGGTTCCAAAGATTTTACAAAAATTCCTAACGGCATTGGCGGGGTGGAGCATCGCTTGAGTTTAATTTATACTTATGGAGTTTTAGAAGGTCTGCTGAGCAAACAAAAATTTGTGGAACTTTGTTCGACCAATGCAGCCAAACATTTTGGTATGTATCCAAAAAAAGGAGCTATAAATGTTGGTTCGGATGCCGATATTGTGATTTGGGATACTAAAAAATCAAATACTATTTCGGCAAAAACTCATCATCAAAATTGTGATTATAACGCATACGAAAATTTCAAAACTATTGGTTCGCCGGAATACGTAATCATAAATGGAAAAATTGTAATAAAATCCGGCAAACTTTTAAACAAAAATTTAAAGGGAGAATATCTTTACAGAAGGTAG
- a CDS encoding T9SS type A sorting domain-containing protein, with product MNLLDTMGKLGKYARKGAKVAFKPISLAILGTIMAVSISNQSQAQVIESDILWGTGTLHLFNDETGYSIPNLALKLKPLDMEEFTPDTVFEYNMGLSSMLDFSLPVRIDTTYIDTTTIDTLNIITNKELLKNVKTQPNIGSDFNMFFSKHINANIFIHNIAGQQIFQDKISDNKYYNNLSDLANGIYLINVQTDDNKSFTQKFVKTNTSPIGQIFKPEFENHTPSLNNSEYNFKNLQTASATYKVSWDSIEGYYGGDTTLTIHEGDNSYIPIFINPVPITVLNFKINAWNLMDSTSIDSALVYIKDSSGNIDSLRTGSDGSATFTDLEEEETFTIGIGKDNYKFWEGMQITLPSADGYGDTLTTEKNYTLIPDTVHSGLNDTTVFISTENIALMIRRFNIQIALYDTIHVWHSPSFSQAQLDGAEMLENLFESYTGIPTKIHSQQFIYPIPNYNPYTTTPDSVGVNISPGSSNCTEVTHILPSGEHVNLGANITNSISFPRQFFKEYHRMLGMKEVVTRPSNMNPTGTDVNDIDIAIDIISYNLGRNHFKLGKHDVDNVMEHLRDEPTYLQQTKSPK from the coding sequence ATGAATCTGTTAGACACCATGGGAAAACTTGGCAAATATGCCCGAAAAGGGGCTAAAGTGGCGTTTAAGCCAATCTCCTTAGCAATTCTTGGAACAATTATGGCAGTTAGTATCTCAAACCAATCTCAAGCTCAAGTCATCGAATCAGATATTCTCTGGGGAACAGGAACATTACATCTTTTTAATGATGAAACAGGATACTCAATTCCTAATTTAGCACTTAAGCTTAAACCTCTTGATATGGAAGAATTCACACCAGATACTGTTTTTGAGTATAATATGGGTCTTTCTTCAATGCTTGATTTTTCTCTTCCTGTCAGAATCGACACCACATACATCGACACTACAACTATCGATACTTTAAACATCATAACTAATAAAGAGCTCCTTAAAAATGTTAAGACTCAACCAAACATAGGTAGTGATTTTAACATGTTCTTTTCAAAACATATAAATGCAAATATTTTCATTCACAATATTGCAGGTCAACAAATATTCCAGGATAAAATTTCAGATAATAAATATTATAATAATCTTTCAGATCTTGCAAATGGAATTTATTTAATTAATGTACAAACTGATGATAATAAATCTTTCACTCAAAAATTTGTAAAAACTAATACTTCACCTATCGGTCAAATCTTTAAACCTGAGTTTGAAAACCACACTCCATCTTTAAACAATTCAGAATATAATTTTAAAAATTTGCAAACAGCTTCTGCAACGTATAAAGTTAGTTGGGATAGTATTGAAGGTTATTATGGTGGCGACACTACATTAACAATTCATGAAGGTGACAATAGTTACATACCTATTTTTATTAATCCAGTTCCCATCACAGTACTAAACTTCAAGATAAACGCATGGAATTTAATGGATTCAACAAGTATTGATAGTGCTTTAGTTTACATAAAAGATTCTTCAGGAAACATTGATAGTTTACGAACGGGCAGTGATGGTTCTGCAACTTTTACAGATCTTGAAGAAGAAGAAACATTCACTATTGGTATTGGTAAAGATAATTATAAATTTTGGGAAGGTATGCAAATAACTCTTCCTTCAGCCGATGGTTATGGAGACACTTTAACAACAGAAAAAAACTACACACTAATCCCTGACACAGTTCATTCAGGATTAAACGACACAACAGTTTTCATCTCCACAGAAAACATTGCTTTAATGATACGAAGATTTAACATTCAAATTGCTTTATATGATACTATTCACGTCTGGCACAGTCCTAGTTTTTCTCAAGCTCAGCTTGATGGTGCTGAAATGCTTGAAAACTTATTTGAATCATACACAGGGATTCCTACAAAAATACATTCTCAACAATTCATTTATCCAATTCCTAATTACAATCCATACACAACCACACCCGATAGTGTAGGTGTTAACATTTCTCCAGGAAGCAGTAATTGCACAGAAGTAACACACATACTACCTTCAGGAGAACATGTTAACCTCGGTGCAAATATAACAAATAGTATTTCATTTCCAAGACAATTTTTCAAAGAATATCACAGAATGCTTGGAATGAAAGAAGTAGTTACCAGACCATCAAACATGAATCCCACAGGCACTGATGTCAACGACATAGATATTGCCATAGATATTATTTCATATAATTTAGGACGCAATCATTTTAAGCTTGGTAAACACGATGTTGATAATGTCATGGAACATCTAAGAGATGAACCAACCTACTTGCAACAAACAAAATCACCAAAATAA
- a CDS encoding PD-(D/E)XK nuclease family transposase: protein MKKFREKYINPFTDYGFKKLFGEEPNKDLLLDFLNELLKEQEGEIKEISYLPAEKLPISQGDRKAVFDIYCTNEKGEKFIVEIQKTKQKYFKDRTLYYSTFPIQEQAIVGQDWDFKLKNVYLIAILDFVFDEDKNQAEKFRYNVKLSDIETKKVFYEKLTFVYLEMPKFNKTEKELETKFHKWLFVLKNLNKLDRIPVELKENIFLKLFETAEIAKLDKAEFRKYQESLNAYRDIKNSVDTAREEGKVEGKVEGKVEGKTEIAYEMIKDNEPIDKIKKYTGLSEEEINKLNNGLL from the coding sequence ATGAAGAAGTTTAGAGAAAAATATATAAATCCATTCACAGATTACGGATTTAAGAAATTATTTGGTGAAGAGCCAAACAAAGATTTATTGCTTGATTTTTTAAATGAATTACTTAAAGAACAAGAAGGAGAGATAAAAGAAATTTCGTATTTACCTGCCGAAAAATTGCCAATTTCACAAGGAGACAGAAAGGCTGTTTTTGACATATATTGCACCAATGAAAAAGGTGAAAAATTCATTGTTGAAATTCAGAAAACCAAGCAGAAATATTTTAAAGACAGAACTTTATATTATTCAACTTTTCCAATTCAGGAGCAGGCTATTGTCGGACAGGATTGGGATTTTAAGTTAAAAAATGTTTATTTGATAGCCATTTTAGATTTTGTTTTTGATGAAGATAAAAATCAAGCTGAAAAATTCAGATATAATGTAAAATTGTCGGATATTGAAACAAAAAAGGTCTTTTACGAAAAATTGACATTTGTATATTTAGAAATGCCAAAATTTAATAAGACAGAAAAAGAATTAGAAACTAAATTTCATAAATGGCTTTTTGTATTAAAAAATCTGAATAAGTTAGACAGAATACCTGTTGAACTGAAAGAAAATATTTTTTTAAAACTATTTGAAACAGCCGAGATAGCAAAATTAGACAAGGCAGAATTCCGTAAATATCAGGAAAGTTTAAATGCATACAGAGATATAAAGAATTCAGTTGATACGGCTCGGGAAGAAGGTAAGGTTGAAGGTAAGGTCGAAGGTAAAGTCGAAGGAAAGACTGAAATTGCTTATGAAATGATAAAAGACAATGAACCTATTGATAAAATTAAAAAATATACAGGATTATCAGAAGAAGAAATTAACAAATTGAATAATGGATTATTGTGA
- a CDS encoding TIGR01212 family radical SAM protein (This family includes YhcC from E. coli K-12, an uncharacterized radical SAM protein.), whose product MYEWGHERRFNAYSNYFRKQFGERVQKVSIDAGFTCPNRDGKVAVGGCTFCNNNAFNPSYCSNKKSVSQQIQEGIEFHKRRYRRANKYLAYFQAYSNTYADIEHLKSIYREATEIEGIVGLVIGTRPDCVDETKLNYFKDLSEENYVMLEYGVESCYNETLENINRGHTFEDSENAIKLTAEKEVKTGAHLIFGLPGESKNKMLDEAKIISALPLNNIKFHQLQIIKDTMMEKQFAKNPQNFRFFELDEYIDFIIDFLELLNPNFVVERFAGEVPPRFIAGPNWGLIRNDQILVKIEKRLKERNTWQGKFYNI is encoded by the coding sequence ATGTACGAATGGGGACACGAGCGGCGATTTAATGCTTATTCAAATTATTTCAGAAAACAATTTGGCGAAAGAGTGCAAAAAGTTTCGATAGATGCTGGTTTTACATGCCCAAACCGCGATGGCAAGGTAGCAGTGGGCGGTTGCACATTTTGCAACAACAATGCTTTTAATCCTTCCTATTGCAGCAACAAAAAATCTGTAAGCCAACAAATTCAAGAGGGAATAGAATTTCATAAACGAAGATACAGACGAGCAAATAAATATCTTGCATATTTTCAGGCATATTCAAATACCTATGCTGATATTGAACATTTAAAATCGATTTATCGGGAAGCAACTGAAATTGAAGGAATTGTAGGCCTTGTGATTGGAACACGCCCCGATTGCGTTGATGAAACAAAGCTAAATTATTTTAAAGATTTATCTGAAGAAAACTATGTGATGCTCGAATACGGTGTTGAATCATGCTATAATGAAACTTTAGAAAACATTAACAGAGGGCACACTTTCGAAGATTCAGAAAATGCAATTAAACTCACTGCGGAAAAAGAAGTAAAAACCGGAGCTCATCTAATTTTTGGTTTGCCCGGCGAATCGAAAAACAAAATGCTTGATGAAGCCAAAATAATTTCTGCATTGCCTCTAAACAATATAAAATTTCATCAGCTGCAAATAATTAAAGATACGATGATGGAAAAGCAATTTGCTAAAAATCCGCAGAATTTCAGATTTTTCGAATTAGACGAATATATCGATTTTATTATTGATTTTTTAGAGCTGTTAAATCCAAATTTTGTAGTTGAGCGATTTGCAGGCGAAGTTCCACCACGATTTATTGCCGGGCCAAACTGGGGACTTATCAGAAACGACCAGATTTTAGTGAAAATAGAAAAACGACTGAAGGAGAGAAATACATGGCAAGGGAAATTTTACAACATTTAA
- a CDS encoding T9SS type A sorting domain-containing protein produces MKTILISVLLIFGLLVNSNAQVVNGSFEEDFGLFTTEGWQNNGGLESADTPPNGGFWSLSLCGGCMWVSCSQKIPQIESGEIWELRCQAKVIGLYSGGNVSWSDGYAGVFVSDSNWTQINIIDTFFHSPSDTISIILEGGGGFAGTGGILVDLVEIENLGNIITSEQIPEEKHKICLLQNFPNPFEDETNISFELNNAANVSLKIYSLVGQEVETFADGWLNSGMYQYIWKPSEEISSGIYFCKLKVKAISEASEDYVLSKKMIKN; encoded by the coding sequence ATGAAAACAATATTAATATCAGTTCTGCTAATCTTTGGATTATTAGTGAACTCGAATGCACAAGTCGTAAATGGCAGTTTCGAGGAAGATTTTGGATTATTCACCACAGAAGGTTGGCAAAACAATGGAGGATTAGAATCGGCTGATACACCTCCAAACGGTGGATTTTGGTCTTTAAGTTTATGCGGCGGTTGCATGTGGGTGAGTTGTTCGCAGAAAATTCCACAAATCGAAAGCGGCGAAATTTGGGAACTTCGCTGCCAGGCAAAAGTTATAGGTCTTTATAGCGGAGGCAATGTTTCATGGTCCGATGGATATGCCGGTGTATTTGTTTCAGATTCGAACTGGACTCAAATCAACATAATCGACACATTTTTCCATTCTCCTTCCGATACAATTTCTATAATTCTTGAAGGTGGTGGTGGTTTTGCCGGAACTGGCGGAATTTTGGTAGATTTGGTAGAAATAGAAAATCTTGGAAATATTATTACTTCAGAGCAAATTCCTGAAGAAAAGCATAAAATCTGTCTGCTACAAAATTTCCCAAATCCTTTCGAAGATGAAACAAATATTAGTTTTGAACTAAATAATGCAGCGAATGTTTCCTTGAAAATCTACAGTTTAGTAGGCCAAGAAGTGGAGACCTTCGCAGATGGTTGGCTCAACTCGGGTATGTATCAGTATATTTGGAAGCCTTCTGAAGAAATTAGTTCAGGAATTTATTTTTGCAAACTAAAAGTTAAGGCAATAAGCGAAGCTTCCGAAGATTATGTTTTATCAAAAAAAATGATAAAAAATTGA
- a CDS encoding AAA family ATPase — MRITDLFLKNIGPFKEAKIDFIENNIEKPPVTIITGENGTGKTIVLDAIRGLLFARYDKLERKIVRFYQDFNISANFHKPQILDGKTNYEKTEVSCQKIANGTFFIPDNMSISRVLANIEPNPDWIINYWTSMISNDSFEIKNLVAPKPEIYLRDSLNGIHRNVELTQLVCFFDYLKSSDNVEEKILGEFLFAILKKIFKHSLINGEFKYVERSTLTPIVSQNGFDVPIENLSSGNLYLVQRLVSLLGQMYSVHVLNSGKIEELCKTPGLLLIDEAENHLHPKWQKTFINSILEIFPNLQIIVTTHSPFIVSSVENARIYVCKSMQDHSIIEDMTSEYSNKPIEEILLSPVFNTSTFNIEITTLLSERKNALENGKNQKAEEIKNKLKQLNPEYFSYFDVENLLHNISK, encoded by the coding sequence ATGAGAATTACAGATTTATTTTTAAAAAATATTGGCCCTTTTAAAGAAGCAAAAATTGATTTTATAGAAAATAATATTGAAAAGCCTCCTGTTACAATAATTACTGGAGAAAATGGGACTGGTAAAACAATTGTTTTAGATGCAATTCGTGGGCTTTTATTTGCAAGATATGATAAGTTAGAAAGAAAAATCGTCAGATTCTACCAAGACTTTAATATTAGTGCTAATTTTCATAAACCTCAGATTTTAGATGGTAAAACCAATTATGAAAAAACAGAAGTATCGTGCCAAAAAATTGCTAATGGCACTTTTTTTATTCCAGATAATATGTCAATTAGCCGAGTATTGGCAAATATTGAACCAAATCCTGATTGGATAATAAATTATTGGACTTCAATGATTTCGAATGATTCTTTCGAAATAAAAAATTTAGTAGCTCCAAAACCTGAAATTTACCTTAGAGATTCTTTAAACGGTATTCATAGAAATGTGGAACTTACTCAGTTGGTTTGTTTTTTCGATTATTTAAAATCGAGTGACAATGTGGAAGAAAAGATTTTAGGGGAGTTTCTTTTTGCAATCCTTAAAAAGATTTTTAAGCATAGTTTAATAAACGGAGAATTTAAATATGTTGAACGAAGCACATTAACCCCAATTGTATCGCAAAATGGTTTCGATGTTCCTATTGAAAACCTTAGTAGTGGAAATTTATATTTAGTACAAAGGCTGGTTTCTTTATTAGGACAAATGTACTCGGTTCATGTATTAAATTCAGGAAAAATTGAGGAACTTTGCAAAACGCCAGGTTTGCTTTTGATTGACGAAGCTGAAAATCATTTACATCCTAAATGGCAGAAAACTTTTATTAATTCGATATTAGAAATTTTTCCAAATCTGCAAATTATTGTAACTACTCACTCACCTTTTATAGTTTCTTCAGTCGAAAATGCACGAATATATGTTTGCAAATCTATGCAAGATCATTCCATCATTGAAGACATGACTAGCGAATACTCTAATAAACCGATAGAAGAAATATTGTTATCACCCGTTTTTAATACAAGTACTTTTAACATAGAAATTACAACTTTATTATCGGAAAGAAAAAATGCTTTAGAAAATGGCAAAAATCAAAAAGCAGAGGAAATAAAAAATAAATTAAAGCAATTAAACCCTGAGTACTTCTCATATTTCGATGTAGAAAATCTTTTACATAATATTTCAAAATAA
- a CDS encoding MFS transporter has product MKKPTNWLPLFSTNFLGVFNDNFLKNLICFVCIYWFAKENHSMIIAIASSLLVIPYIFFSPLAGSFAGTKSKVKIVRMAKLLEMPIMLIAIAGFYAESIYIVLFAMLLMGIQSAIFSPSKYGLIRDIGGVEGISFGTGSMEMLTFVAVLIGTFVAGVVSDIQNYREIILASILILVALSGWLTSKKIVAKESDPESISKESVNPVVFLRNSFKYAMSISGLNYIVLSLSTFWFIGSMLQMNLLIYCPNSLGMSNTETGIVMSLVAIGIGLGCGFAGLVSKDKINLKLLPFGGTGLSLSISLIYILEPDGIVFKILLVLASFSAGLFKVPLNAWIQKYVTGRKLGEMIAYNNLVVFIFILISAGVFGLMESYFNSRIIFLIIAVFSWLITIVALLKIPNTAKQFFGIFNTRRS; this is encoded by the coding sequence ATGAAAAAACCAACAAACTGGCTCCCCCTCTTTTCAACCAATTTTCTCGGAGTTTTCAACGATAATTTCCTGAAAAACCTGATTTGTTTTGTCTGCATTTATTGGTTTGCTAAAGAAAATCATTCCATGATAATTGCAATAGCATCATCGCTTTTGGTAATTCCTTATATCTTTTTTTCGCCGCTTGCAGGTAGTTTTGCAGGCACAAAATCGAAAGTCAAAATAGTTAGAATGGCAAAATTGCTTGAGATGCCAATAATGCTAATTGCTATTGCTGGGTTTTATGCAGAATCGATATATATTGTACTTTTTGCAATGCTTTTGATGGGGATTCAAAGTGCCATATTTTCACCTTCTAAATATGGACTTATTCGTGATATTGGCGGCGTTGAAGGAATTTCGTTCGGCACCGGTTCAATGGAAATGCTAACTTTTGTAGCCGTTTTGATAGGAACTTTTGTGGCTGGTGTGGTTTCCGATATTCAAAATTATCGGGAGATTATTCTGGCAAGTATTTTAATTTTGGTGGCTCTTTCAGGTTGGCTTACGAGCAAAAAGATTGTAGCAAAAGAATCGGACCCGGAGAGTATTAGCAAGGAATCTGTCAATCCGGTAGTCTTTCTCAGAAATTCGTTTAAATATGCAATGTCTATCAGTGGTTTGAATTATATTGTCCTTTCGCTGTCAACTTTTTGGTTTATAGGCTCTATGCTTCAAATGAATCTGCTGATTTATTGCCCAAATTCTCTCGGTATGAGCAACACTGAGACAGGTATTGTGATGTCGCTGGTGGCAATTGGGATTGGTTTGGGTTGCGGTTTTGCAGGTTTAGTTTCTAAAGATAAAATCAATCTTAAACTTTTACCTTTTGGCGGAACAGGCTTGAGTTTAAGCATCAGTTTGATATATATTCTTGAACCTGACGGAATTGTTTTCAAGATATTACTGGTTTTGGCTTCATTCTCGGCCGGATTGTTTAAAGTGCCATTAAATGCCTGGATTCAGAAATATGTTACGGGCAGAAAACTTGGTGAAATGATTGCCTATAATAATCTGGTCGTTTTTATTTTTATACTTATTTCGGCAGGTGTTTTTGGGCTAATGGAAAGTTATTTTAATTCGAGAATTATTTTTTTAATCATTGCTGTTTTTTCGTGGCTCATAACCATTGTGGCACTTTTGAAAATTCCGAATACGGCAAAGCAGTTTTTTGGAATTTTTAACACTCGGCGTTCATAA
- a CDS encoding PIN domain protein translates to MKQRVYIDTSVIGGCFDKEFEEYSNRLFNEFKSFKKIAVISDITLDELSDAPKYVQDNFKTIHDDSIEVLISNSETKKLANLYILEKAISTKFYEDALHIAISTINQVNVLASWNFKHIVNLDRIRVYNAVNLKNGYSLLEIRTPREIIKFEDNEY, encoded by the coding sequence ATGAAACAAAGAGTTTATATTGATACTTCAGTAATTGGTGGTTGTTTTGATAAGGAGTTTGAAGAATACTCAAATAGGCTATTCAATGAATTTAAATCTTTCAAAAAAATTGCTGTAATATCAGATATTACTTTAGATGAATTATCTGATGCTCCAAAGTATGTACAAGACAATTTTAAAACTATTCACGATGATTCAATAGAAGTTTTAATTTCAAACTCTGAAACTAAAAAACTCGCAAATTTATATATTCTTGAAAAAGCAATTTCAACAAAGTTTTATGAAGATGCACTGCATATTGCAATATCTACAATCAATCAAGTAAATGTATTAGCAAGTTGGAATTTCAAACATATAGTTAATTTGGACAGAATCCGGGTTTATAATGCGGTAAATTTGAAAAATGGATACTCACTTTTAGAAATTAGAACCCCAAGAGAAATAATAAAATTTGAAGACAATGAATACTAA